The following proteins come from a genomic window of Phnomibacter ginsenosidimutans:
- the nagB gene encoding glucosamine-6-phosphate deaminase yields MVTSYEKIPVQIFETPFQGSAFAAVQIANLIRARQMEGKKCVLGLATGSTPISLYKELVRLHKEEGLSFANVITFNLDEYYPLEREAVQSYWSFMHRNLFDHVDINPANIHIPNGEWKQDEIKKYCLDYEARIDAVGGIDLQILGIGNNGHIGFNEPGSSIYSKTRLVNLENSTRIANSKDFQNISKVPRLAITMGISTILKARRILLMAWGFKAGIVARSVEGDVTEQVPASLLQQHNDCVFIVDQQAASELTRIKSPWMTGEVEWTPKMIRRAVINMALKLGKPVLSLTNHDYTENGLGELLVEKGDAYEINLQVYYLLRDSITGWPGGKPDVVIPTHPERSTPYPKRSLIFSPHPDDDIISMGGTFMRLHDQGHEVHVAYQTSGNIAVTDEFVTRFLDFAVGFEELFGINSEKSKDIMQDARQYLAQKKPSQTDTSEIRQIKGLIRRCEAAATCRYVGLKEGQWHFQNLPFYETGTIQKNPMGEEDVLLTMELLRKIKPQQVFCAGDLADPHGTHKVCLDVIFESLKRIKTEGDEWINDCWVWLYKGAWQEWDITEIEMAIPMSPDQVMKKRFGIFIHQSQKDMVPFQGSDSREFWQRAEERNSNTANLYAKLGLTQYAAMEAFVRWHF; encoded by the coding sequence ATGGTTACTTCGTACGAAAAAATTCCTGTTCAGATTTTTGAAACACCTTTTCAGGGTTCTGCTTTTGCAGCAGTTCAAATTGCCAACCTCATTCGTGCCCGCCAAATGGAAGGTAAAAAATGTGTGTTAGGGCTGGCCACTGGTTCTACGCCCATTTCGCTATACAAAGAGTTGGTAAGACTGCACAAGGAGGAAGGACTAAGCTTTGCCAATGTCATCACTTTCAACCTCGATGAATATTACCCGTTGGAAAGAGAAGCCGTGCAGAGTTATTGGAGCTTCATGCATCGCAATCTTTTCGATCATGTTGATATCAACCCTGCTAATATTCATATTCCCAATGGAGAGTGGAAACAAGACGAAATCAAAAAGTACTGTCTTGACTACGAAGCACGGATCGACGCAGTAGGCGGTATCGATTTGCAAATATTGGGCATAGGTAATAATGGACATATCGGTTTCAATGAACCGGGTTCTAGTATATATAGTAAAACTCGATTGGTAAATCTTGAAAACAGTACAAGGATTGCCAATAGCAAGGATTTCCAGAACATCAGCAAAGTGCCTCGTCTGGCTATCACCATGGGCATCAGCACTATCCTCAAGGCTCGTCGGATTTTATTGATGGCCTGGGGCTTCAAAGCCGGTATCGTTGCCCGTTCAGTAGAAGGCGATGTAACCGAGCAGGTACCTGCCAGTTTGTTGCAGCAACACAACGACTGCGTTTTCATTGTTGATCAGCAAGCAGCCAGCGAATTGACACGCATCAAGAGTCCTTGGATGACTGGCGAAGTAGAATGGACACCAAAAATGATCCGTCGTGCTGTTATCAACATGGCGTTGAAATTGGGCAAGCCCGTGCTGAGCCTCACCAATCACGACTATACCGAAAATGGTTTGGGCGAACTCTTGGTAGAGAAAGGTGACGCTTACGAAATCAACCTGCAGGTATATTACTTATTGCGAGATAGCATTACTGGTTGGCCCGGTGGTAAACCAGATGTGGTAATACCTACACATCCGGAGCGGTCTACGCCATATCCTAAACGAAGCCTCATTTTCTCACCTCACCCCGATGATGATATTATCAGCATGGGGGGCACATTTATGCGCCTGCATGACCAGGGGCATGAAGTACACGTAGCTTACCAAACAAGCGGCAACATAGCCGTAACTGATGAGTTTGTGACCCGCTTTCTCGATTTTGCAGTAGGTTTCGAAGAACTGTTTGGTATCAACAGCGAAAAGTCGAAAGACATTATGCAGGATGCCCGCCAGTATCTGGCACAGAAAAAGCCAAGTCAAACTGATACATCAGAAATCCGCCAAATCAAAGGACTCATTCGTCGCTGCGAAGCGGCAGCAACTTGCCGGTATGTAGGTTTAAAAGAAGGCCAGTGGCATTTTCAGAATTTACCATTCTATGAGACAGGTACCATTCAGAAAAATCCAATGGGAGAGGAAGATGTTTTACTGACCATGGAGTTGCTTCGGAAAATCAAGCCCCAGCAGGTCTTTTGCGCCGGTGATTTGGCCGATCCTCATGGCACCCATAAAGTATGTCTCGATGTCATTTTTGAATCGCTAAAACGCATTAAAACGGAAGGTGATGAATGGATCAATGATTGTTGGGTATGGTTATACAAAGGCGCATGGCAAGAGTGGGATATTACCGAAATTGAAATGGCCATACCGATGAGCCCAGATCAGGTGATGAAAAAACGTTTCGGTATTTTCATCCACCAGTCTCAAAAAGACATGGTGCCATTTCAGGGCAGCGATAGCCGCGAATTTTGGCAAAGGGCAGAGGAACGCAACAGCAATACAGCCAATTTGTACGCTAAACTGGGTCTTACACAATACGCTGCTATGGAGGCTTTTGTACGTTGGCACTTTTAA
- a CDS encoding c-type cytochrome, translated as MHQKKTMVTLMLLVLIASLNLLGKKAETAPEHKNLQILPKDISKDDLKYIMDGFNAALNVKCGYCHVRNNETKEWDYAADTKHKKKEARDMLKMTNDINSQYFGVNLAEAKPKLAVTCYTCHRGEEHPVFAPKPIPADSLQRPLQKLQQ; from the coding sequence ATGCACCAAAAAAAAACGATGGTAACTTTAATGTTACTTGTTCTCATTGCTTCTTTGAATTTGCTTGGGAAAAAGGCAGAAACAGCGCCTGAGCATAAGAATCTACAAATTTTACCGAAGGATATTTCTAAAGATGATCTGAAGTACATCATGGACGGCTTCAATGCGGCTTTGAATGTGAAATGCGGATATTGTCATGTACGCAATAATGAAACGAAAGAATGGGATTATGCTGCTGATACTAAACACAAAAAGAAAGAAGCCAGAGATATGTTGAAAATGACGAATGATATCAACAGTCAATATTTTGGTGTCAATTTAGCTGAAGCAAAGCCAAAGCTTGCTGTGACTTGTTATACTTGTCACAGAGGAGAAGAGCATCCGGTATTTGCACCAAAACCCATACCAGCTGATAGTTTACAGAGACCACTTCAAAAATTGCAGCAATAA
- a CDS encoding DUF4268 domain-containing protein translates to MYSKQEASAIKSLFWTRFGQYMKPIPSSWKEKVNWVNYKTGIKDIYFRMNVDAQKAVISIDITIDDAIIRAIVFEQFTKMKSMLEMSSQNQWIWQEEVYNEFGFPYARIYQEQVNVNVFKQEDWPSIISFLKQRIVALDNFWADAKDGIDMVL, encoded by the coding sequence ATGTACTCCAAACAAGAAGCATCTGCCATCAAATCTCTTTTTTGGACGAGGTTTGGACAGTACATGAAACCCATTCCAAGTTCGTGGAAAGAAAAAGTGAATTGGGTGAACTACAAAACAGGTATCAAAGACATTTACTTCAGGATGAATGTGGATGCCCAAAAAGCAGTAATCAGTATAGATATTACCATTGATGACGCGATAATTCGGGCAATTGTATTTGAGCAGTTTACCAAAATGAAAAGTATGCTGGAGATGTCATCGCAAAACCAATGGATTTGGCAGGAAGAAGTATACAACGAATTTGGCTTTCCATATGCCCGTATTTATCAAGAGCAAGTGAACGTCAATGTATTTAAACAGGAAGACTGGCCTTCAATAATAAGTTTTTTAAAACAGAGAATAGTAGCACTTGACAATTTTTGGGCAGATGCTAAAGATGGTATCGATATGGTATTGTAA
- a CDS encoding glycoside hydrolase family 53 protein, translating into MKHAHLIYLAIFCSFCWAASCKKNTSPANPTDSKKTYTWQTFCMGADLSYVNAIENAGGQYKLNGQVADVFTLLEQHGTNTIRVRLWHNPTWQNGLNGGFVFNNLADVTKTIQRAKAAGMAVNLDLHYSDTWADPAHQNVPTAWRNLNVSTLKDSIYNYTLFVLQTLSAKNLTPEMIQIGNETNGGMCWPVGEVQTNGWNNFAVLLNAGIKAVRDFSVNSTIKPKIILHQAQIQTASAWVTKIVQAGVTDFDILGLSHYYKWSTTNSMQAITDSVAKLKLQTGKQIMVVETAFPFTNAGADNYQNIFYESSGIINGYPVTMDGQFSYYKDLTNAVWKGGGSGVMIWEPAWITSSLKDSWGTGSSWENNTFFDYSNNLHKGINFMTATYPY; encoded by the coding sequence ATGAAACACGCACACCTGATCTATTTGGCAATCTTTTGTAGTTTTTGTTGGGCAGCATCTTGTAAAAAGAATACATCACCTGCTAATCCTACTGACAGCAAAAAAACATATACCTGGCAAACCTTCTGCATGGGTGCCGATTTATCATACGTTAACGCTATAGAAAATGCTGGTGGTCAATACAAACTAAATGGACAGGTTGCTGATGTATTTACGCTGTTAGAACAACATGGCACCAATACGATAAGAGTTAGACTTTGGCATAATCCAACTTGGCAAAACGGCTTGAATGGCGGTTTCGTCTTTAATAATCTGGCAGACGTTACAAAAACAATTCAAAGAGCTAAGGCTGCCGGAATGGCTGTCAATCTCGATTTGCATTATAGCGACACATGGGCCGATCCTGCCCATCAAAATGTACCAACAGCCTGGCGTAATCTGAATGTATCTACATTAAAAGATTCTATTTATAACTATACCCTATTTGTGCTGCAAACTTTATCAGCTAAAAATCTGACACCTGAAATGATTCAGATAGGCAATGAAACCAATGGGGGCATGTGCTGGCCAGTTGGCGAAGTACAAACAAACGGGTGGAATAATTTTGCCGTTTTATTGAATGCCGGCATAAAAGCTGTTCGAGACTTTAGTGTCAACAGTACCATAAAGCCGAAAATTATTTTACATCAGGCGCAGATACAAACAGCGAGTGCCTGGGTTACTAAAATAGTACAGGCAGGTGTTACTGATTTTGACATTTTGGGTTTGTCGCATTATTACAAATGGAGTACTACCAATAGTATGCAGGCAATTACAGATAGTGTAGCGAAGTTGAAATTACAAACAGGAAAGCAAATAATGGTTGTAGAAACTGCATTTCCATTCACTAATGCCGGGGCAGACAACTATCAAAATATTTTCTATGAATCCAGTGGCATTATCAATGGTTATCCTGTAACTATGGATGGTCAATTCTCCTACTATAAAGACCTTACAAATGCCGTTTGGAAAGGAGGCGGAAGCGGCGTTATGATTTGGGAGCCCGCATGGATAACATCCTCATTAAAAGATAGCTGGGGAACAGGCAGTAGTTGGGAAAACAATACTTTTTTTGATTACTCCAATAACTTGCACAAAGGCATCAACTTCATGACAGCCACTTATCCCTATTAA
- a CDS encoding RagB/SusD family nutrient uptake outer membrane protein yields MKKHIKYTACIMMGAAMLALSACKKFIEEELVTTLTEDYYKTDNGLEDLVKSAYQPLQWKFTGEQSYCMYNFGTDEFREGDQFNNVRYNDYDANLNANDAFVNGLWINNYSGIRRCNQGIELIGKYDNPASKVLGTAAQKNLRIAELKALRAFYYFQLVQQLGGVPLVTSVPVEPQYEFPRASVEQVYNQVMTDFKDAANALPWRYTGTDRGRATKAMAFHFMAKAYLTRGSAVTDKRGQKATDMDSAIYYANEVIVNSGHALEADYGNLFNAAYPDGVIPQLGENGSAPLSSKAKIDANNASNEIIFAAQFSSNLNLAGTNNQTHLFYPGQYDAGMPGMTRDFFNGRPFRRLRPTDYAIDVFDKINDSRFFKTFQTVYYRNVASNTGLPVWTAANAPSPSLVGKPRVGIGDTAALFIVNPVDRPLLTSQLSAMRYNVVYARNKQAAVGGPITTDFSNNKYLAMWKFSDPVRLTNTNNEARGIRNGTFARLGETYLIIAEAYGRKGDYASALTYVNALRNRAAYKANEARSPQIWLYLGGPNGLAATAATNLATTSLFTTNAASELYPTTVTSTPDRFIHFMLNERTRELCGEFYRWEDLVRTETLYDRTKLYNADISPSFAPFHKLRPIPYLQMIAQTVNGNPMSAADMAAYQNPGY; encoded by the coding sequence ATGAAAAAGCATATAAAATATACCGCCTGTATAATGATGGGAGCAGCTATGCTGGCACTCTCAGCTTGCAAAAAGTTTATTGAAGAAGAACTCGTAACAACGCTTACGGAAGACTATTACAAAACAGACAATGGTCTTGAAGATTTAGTAAAATCTGCATACCAGCCATTACAATGGAAATTTACCGGTGAGCAGAGTTATTGCATGTACAATTTTGGTACTGATGAATTTCGGGAAGGTGACCAATTCAACAACGTTCGTTACAACGATTATGATGCTAACCTCAACGCAAACGATGCCTTTGTAAATGGTTTGTGGATCAATAATTATTCCGGTATTCGCCGTTGTAATCAGGGCATAGAATTGATTGGCAAGTACGATAATCCTGCTTCGAAAGTATTGGGTACGGCTGCACAAAAAAATCTGCGTATTGCAGAACTCAAAGCACTCCGGGCCTTTTACTATTTCCAATTGGTGCAGCAACTGGGCGGTGTTCCGCTTGTAACATCAGTGCCAGTAGAACCGCAATATGAATTTCCACGTGCCAGTGTAGAGCAAGTGTACAATCAGGTGATGACTGACTTTAAAGATGCAGCGAATGCATTGCCTTGGCGCTATACCGGCACGGACCGTGGTCGTGCTACAAAAGCAATGGCATTTCACTTTATGGCCAAAGCATACCTTACCCGTGGAAGTGCCGTTACAGATAAGCGTGGCCAAAAAGCCACCGATATGGATAGTGCAATTTATTATGCCAATGAAGTGATTGTAAATAGCGGACATGCATTGGAAGCTGATTATGGTAACTTGTTTAATGCGGCCTATCCCGATGGCGTAATTCCGCAGTTGGGCGAAAATGGTTCTGCACCATTGAGTAGCAAAGCAAAAATTGACGCGAACAATGCCAGCAACGAAATCATATTTGCTGCACAGTTTAGCTCCAACCTCAACCTTGCAGGCACCAACAATCAAACACATCTTTTCTACCCAGGACAGTATGATGCGGGCATGCCGGGCATGACCCGTGATTTCTTCAACGGCCGTCCTTTTCGCCGGTTGCGCCCTACAGATTACGCTATTGATGTGTTTGATAAAATCAACGACTCCCGTTTCTTTAAAACCTTTCAAACAGTGTATTACAGAAACGTAGCATCCAATACTGGCCTGCCCGTTTGGACGGCAGCCAATGCACCGTCTCCTTCACTGGTAGGAAAACCACGTGTAGGTATTGGTGATACAGCAGCATTGTTTATTGTTAATCCTGTTGACCGCCCTTTACTGACGTCTCAACTGTCTGCCATGCGGTACAATGTGGTATATGCACGTAACAAACAAGCTGCCGTTGGTGGCCCCATCACAACAGATTTTTCCAATAATAAGTACCTCGCCATGTGGAAGTTTTCGGACCCTGTTCGTTTGACTAACACGAACAACGAAGCACGTGGTATTCGCAACGGTACTTTTGCCCGCTTGGGAGAAACCTATTTAATTATTGCAGAAGCCTATGGTAGAAAAGGTGATTATGCATCAGCATTGACGTATGTAAATGCACTGCGCAATCGTGCTGCTTACAAAGCAAACGAAGCCCGTAGCCCTCAGATTTGGTTGTACCTCGGTGGTCCTAATGGATTGGCTGCAACAGCTGCAACCAACCTGGCTACTACTTCCTTGTTTACCACCAACGCTGCCAGCGAATTGTATCCCACCACCGTTACATCAACACCCGATCGGTTCATTCATTTTATGCTTAACGAAAGAACCCGTGAGCTTTGTGGTGAGTTTTATCGTTGGGAAGATTTGGTACGTACCGAAACATTGTATGATCGTACGAAGTTGTACAATGCCGATATCAGCCCATCGTTTGCACCATTCCACAAATTGCGTCCCATTCCGTATTTGCAAATGATTGCACAAACAGTAAATGGCAATCCAATGAGTGCAGCAGATATGGCAGCATATCAAAACCCAGGTTATTGA
- a CDS encoding SusC/RagA family TonB-linked outer membrane protein, whose amino-acid sequence MLVGNATPLLFAPSPAMAQEVNQQSISGKVTDDTGKPLQGVTISVKGASKGTQTDAQGSFTLSGLTGKETLVFSFIGYTAQEIAIAGKTTLAINMAPDASALNDVVVVGYGSRKRTEVTGATSSITGEKLRSVPSTNITQALQGQIPGVLATANTFRPGAGSTIRIRGNRSLSASNEPLYVVDGFPVSYTIDDMNPADIETIDVLKDASATAIYGVRGANGVIQITTRKGKAGKTSVNYQGSRSVESIIRPLPIFNGAEIADSWRQAFFADRSYTRTRGVATASNPLFYYPTALNDIALFRDRFGSVEQWNSIKDAYTWRVYDPTNGVYIAQRRATTADERALMTNLGITSQIDSIDMYDPSKVKSYDWQNNVGLRHGTTDNHSVSVTGGTEKFKSSLNLGYFKQKGIEYAQDFTRYTAGTSVDFKPTKFLNFGTSMSYIYSITNNSTSSYGNASGMIPLVEPYDSNGNWIMFPNRDQQIINAINDRNTVFDQTTANRVFGNIYAELTLLKGLKFKTMFGLDKRNSIRGQFNGAQSSVRLGSAANATQTTNEASSWVYDNILTYNTRIKDDHSINVTLLQELQSLNRSSSLSMSANNLIFEEQKWYSLQRNTDATVTGSGTYSASQYLSYMGRVEYGYKGKYLVTLSNRYDNSSVLAEGNKGAWFPSASFAWQLNRENFFLNQDIFSSGRFRIGYGRVGNASIDPYQTAGPLGFTNYNWGNGTAAIGSAPTTFATPNLTWEKTATTNIGLEFGLLKGRITGVIDLYKSTTTDQLQNRTIPAANGVSNVYFNLGEVSNKGIEIAITTQNIAKRNFRWSTDWMFTANKEKIEDIDGSGNSNFANLWLLGQPLQVYWGFQADGIFQYTDTAAKGSLPSIYWAKNGRNNTNYQPGRIKIIDANGDSSFSPADRVILGSHNPKFIGSIGNTFTYKNWELNFMVYFRIGGLYRVPRPGLVGRYQSNKVNYWTPTNPSNEYQQPTQTSDIPLNWEALTYRDATHARVKNITLTYRIPKHVASKMFMSNAAVYFSAVNPILIHSASKYDPETVPYREFPGTTTNQVGPTSHSYKSFLVGVKVDL is encoded by the coding sequence ATGCTGGTAGGAAATGCAACACCCCTGCTTTTTGCTCCCTCACCAGCCATGGCTCAAGAAGTCAATCAACAAAGCATTTCAGGAAAAGTAACCGATGACACTGGCAAACCGCTGCAAGGTGTAACCATTAGTGTAAAAGGGGCCAGCAAGGGTACGCAAACCGATGCCCAGGGTTCATTTACACTGAGTGGCCTTACAGGTAAGGAAACGCTGGTGTTTAGCTTTATTGGCTACACTGCACAAGAAATTGCAATTGCCGGCAAAACCACATTGGCCATCAATATGGCGCCGGATGCATCAGCATTGAATGATGTGGTGGTGGTAGGCTACGGTAGCCGCAAGCGTACAGAAGTAACCGGTGCCACGTCTTCTATTACAGGTGAAAAATTGCGTTCTGTTCCTTCAACCAATATTACCCAAGCCCTGCAGGGTCAAATACCGGGTGTACTGGCCACGGCAAATACATTTCGGCCCGGTGCAGGTAGCACTATTCGTATTCGGGGCAACCGTTCGCTGAGTGCTTCCAACGAGCCACTGTATGTGGTAGATGGTTTTCCGGTGAGCTACACCATCGACGATATGAACCCCGCCGATATTGAAACCATTGACGTATTGAAAGACGCTTCTGCTACAGCTATTTATGGTGTACGTGGTGCCAACGGTGTTATACAAATAACGACACGTAAAGGCAAAGCCGGAAAAACTTCTGTGAATTATCAGGGTAGCCGCTCCGTAGAAAGCATCATTCGTCCGCTACCTATTTTTAACGGTGCAGAGATTGCTGACTCTTGGCGGCAGGCTTTTTTTGCTGACAGAAGCTATACCCGCACCCGTGGTGTCGCAACCGCCAGCAACCCGCTGTTTTACTACCCCACTGCGCTGAATGATATTGCGCTGTTCAGAGACCGCTTTGGTAGTGTGGAGCAATGGAACTCGATAAAAGATGCCTACACATGGCGGGTGTACGACCCAACAAACGGTGTGTACATAGCCCAGCGTCGGGCTACTACTGCCGACGAACGTGCTTTGATGACCAACCTGGGCATTACTTCACAAATCGACAGCATCGACATGTACGACCCTTCGAAAGTGAAGAGCTATGATTGGCAGAACAATGTTGGTCTTCGTCATGGTACTACCGACAACCATAGTGTAAGTGTAACCGGCGGAACAGAAAAATTCAAGTCGTCGCTGAACCTTGGTTACTTCAAACAAAAAGGCATTGAATATGCCCAGGATTTTACCCGCTATACCGCAGGTACAAGTGTAGATTTTAAGCCTACCAAGTTTTTAAACTTTGGTACCAGCATGAGTTATATCTACTCTATCACCAACAACAGCACCAGCTCTTATGGCAATGCATCGGGCATGATTCCATTGGTAGAACCTTATGACAGTAACGGCAACTGGATTATGTTTCCGAACCGCGACCAGCAAATCATCAATGCTATCAACGACCGCAATACAGTGTTTGATCAAACCACGGCCAACCGGGTGTTTGGCAACATCTATGCAGAACTTACCCTGCTGAAAGGTTTGAAGTTTAAAACCATGTTTGGTTTGGATAAACGCAACTCTATCCGTGGCCAGTTCAATGGTGCTCAATCTTCGGTACGCTTGGGTAGTGCGGCCAATGCCACACAAACCACCAACGAAGCCAGCTCTTGGGTGTACGATAATATCCTGACATACAACACCCGCATAAAAGATGACCACAGCATCAATGTAACCTTGTTGCAAGAGCTGCAAAGCCTCAACAGAAGCAGCTCATTATCGATGTCGGCCAACAACCTCATTTTTGAAGAACAAAAATGGTACTCACTGCAGCGCAACACTGATGCCACAGTAACCGGTAGCGGCACTTACTCTGCTTCGCAATATTTATCGTACATGGGTCGTGTTGAATACGGTTACAAAGGCAAGTACCTTGTTACCCTCAGCAACCGTTACGACAATTCATCGGTACTGGCAGAAGGCAACAAAGGGGCCTGGTTTCCATCTGCATCATTTGCATGGCAACTGAATCGTGAAAACTTTTTCCTGAATCAAGACATCTTCAGCAGCGGTCGTTTTCGCATTGGTTATGGCCGTGTGGGCAACGCTTCTATTGATCCATATCAAACAGCCGGCCCGCTGGGCTTTACCAATTACAACTGGGGCAATGGTACTGCTGCCATTGGTTCTGCACCTACCACTTTTGCTACACCCAACCTTACCTGGGAAAAAACAGCCACCACCAATATTGGTTTGGAATTTGGCTTGCTGAAAGGCCGTATCACTGGCGTTATTGATTTGTACAAATCAACTACTACCGACCAGCTGCAAAACCGCACCATACCTGCAGCCAACGGCGTATCGAATGTATATTTCAATCTTGGAGAAGTAAGCAACAAGGGTATTGAAATTGCCATTACAACACAGAATATTGCCAAGCGAAATTTCCGCTGGAGTACAGACTGGATGTTTACTGCCAACAAAGAAAAAATTGAAGACATTGATGGTAGTGGCAACAGCAACTTTGCAAACCTCTGGCTGCTTGGCCAGCCTTTGCAGGTGTACTGGGGTTTTCAGGCTGATGGCATTTTCCAATACACAGATACGGCCGCAAAAGGTTCTTTGCCATCTATTTACTGGGCCAAAAATGGTCGCAACAATACGAACTACCAACCAGGCAGAATTAAAATTATTGATGCCAACGGTGATAGTTCTTTCAGCCCCGCCGACCGTGTAATACTTGGTTCGCACAACCCTAAGTTTATCGGTAGTATCGGAAATACATTTACGTACAAAAACTGGGAACTGAATTTCATGGTGTACTTCCGCATTGGTGGTTTGTACCGTGTACCACGCCCGGGTTTGGTAGGTCGTTATCAGTCGAACAAGGTGAACTACTGGACACCAACTAACCCCAGCAATGAATACCAGCAACCAACGCAAACAAGTGATATTCCGCTCAACTGGGAAGCACTCACTTACCGCGATGCTACACATGCACGTGTAAAAAACATTACACTTACTTATCGCATTCCTAAGCATGTGGCCAGCAAAATGTTTATGAGCAATGCTGCGGTATACTTCAGTGCAGTCAACCCCATTCTTATTCATAGTGCCAGCAAATACGATCCGGAAACTGTACCGTATCGTGAATTTCCAGGCACCACCACCAACCAGGTTGGACCAACATCGCACAGCTACAAGAGTTTTCTGGTGGGTGTAAAAGTGGATTTGTAA